The genomic segment GCCGCGCACCGTGCGCCAGGCGATGTAGGCGTAAGCGACGTAGTAACCCAGCGTGCCGAGCGCGGCCAGCAGCGTGCCCCAGATCGCGCGGCGTCTCGCCAGCGAGCGGTTGGCCAGGAAGAAGCCGTCGGCGAGCGTGCGGTAACGGTCGATCAGGAACCGGTGCAGGCCGAAGATCTTGACCTCTTTCGCGGTCTCCAGACTCGCGCCGGTCTGGCGCACGTATTCGAGCTGGCGACGCTCGGGCGTCCACTGGAAGTTGAGCGTGTAGCCGAGCGCGTTGAAGTGCGATTCGCCGATGAAGGCCGGGATCAGTGCGATCGCCAGCAGCAGGATCAGCCACGGCGCGTAGACCATCAGGCCGATCGCGAAACTCACCACGGTGATCGCGTCCTGCACCTGGCCGAACAACTGGCCCATCAGGTTCATGCGGCCCATCGTCTGCCGGCGCGCGCGGTCGAGCTTGTCCTGCAGCTCGGGATCTTCGAAGTCTTCGAGATCGAGCGTCGCCGCATGCTCCATCAGGCGCACGCTGGTCGCGTTGGTGAACAGCTCCGACAGCAGATTGTCGGCGTAGCTGACCATGCGCCCGAGCAGGTCGGAGCCGATCGCCAGGGCGAATTCCAGCGCGAGCAGCCAGGCGAGATGATCCAGCGCGCCGCCGTGCCAGGCGGTGGCGAGATCGTCGAAGGCCACGCCCGCGCCGACGAGGCGGATCGCCTCGTCGATGATCAGCTTGCCGATGTAGAGCATCACAACCGGCAGGAACGCGCGGATCAGGCGCAGGCCCAGGCTGGTCAGCGTCAGGCCGGGGCTGGTCTGCCAGATCAGTTTCAGGAATGGCCGCAGATTGCGCATCGCATCGAAGCGTTCGCGCAGGCTGGGGCGTTGCGCGCTCGCGGCGGCGCGCCTGGGGGTGGGTGTCGACATGGGCGATATCGTATGCGCGCGCGGGGCAGGCCGCTGCGACGGTCAGCGCATCGCGTCGGGCGGTTCGCCTTCACCGCCGGACTGCAGCGCGACCGGCAGTTGCCAGCCGAAGCGCAGCGCCATCATCCGCAGGCCGAAACACAGCAGGGCGCCCGCGATCGCGCAGGGCGCGGGCGGCCAGTGCAGCCAGTGTCCGATGGCGACCACGGCCGCGCCGGCCAGCGCCGCGACCGCATAGAGTTCGGCGCGCAGCACCAGCGGCACCTGCGCCATCAGCACGTCGCGGGCGATGCCGCCACCGATGCCGGTCAACATGCCCAGCGCGGCGGCCATCGGCGGGGCGATGCCGAAATCGAGCGCCTTCTGCGCGCCGACGACCGCGAACAGCGCCAGACCCATCGCATCGAACATCCGCACCGGCTGCTGCAGCCGTTCGATCAGCGGCGCCCAGACGAAGGTGATCAGGCCGGCGGCCAGTGTGACCGCCGGATAGCGCCAGTCGCTCAGCGCGGCGACCGGCGTCGCACCGATCAGCACGTCGCGGGTCAT from the Luteimonas fraxinea genome contains:
- a CDS encoding trimeric intracellular cation channel family protein; the encoded protein is MDILVLVLDLVGTFVFALSGAMLGVRRRLDLFGVLVLAFAAATAGGMTRDVLIGATPVAALSDWRYPAVTLAAGLITFVWAPLIERLQQPVRMFDAMGLALFAVVGAQKALDFGIAPPMAAALGMLTGIGGGIARDVLMAQVPLVLRAELYAVAALAGAAVVAIGHWLHWPPAPCAIAGALLCFGLRMMALRFGWQLPVALQSGGEGEPPDAMR